AGGCGGTTCGCCGGCACCATCAGGCAATACTCGAAGAACGCGATGCCCCACGAGATCGCGATGGTCATCCACAGCGGCTTGTCGTGGAGGAACTTCAGGTGGCCATACCACGCGAAAGTCATGAAAATATTCGAAACGGTGAGGAGGACGACGGTCGTCATGCGCGCAGCATGCGCGGCGCGCGGCGCCGCGCAAGGACGCGGACGCTGCACGCTTCGCGAATACCGAGTCGGAGAGCGCGCGGGCGGCTCCACGGTGCGCCTTGTCCGTCAACGGGAGTCGGAGGGCGCGGCTACTGCCGCGCCGCGATCTGCTCGACGGCTTCGCACCTCAATGGCGCGGCAGTAGCCGCGCTCTCCCAAGAACACGAACCCGCCTGCGCCTGTCGACGCGCCACACTCGCGCCGCCTCACTCCGTCAGCGTGTAAACCGCGAACGACGACAGCCAATGCGAGCGGTGGAAATCCTCGTCGCTGAGCAGCGGCAGCGCCGCGTCGTAGTGCGCGATCGCCGCCGCGGTCGCGAAGGTCCGCCGCGCATCGTCCGCGGAGAAGATCGCCGCCAGCCGCCGCCAGACCCACGCCTTGTTGAGGTTCAAGCCGACGAGGTGCGCGATCTTCGGGTCGCGCGGATCGCTCACCGGGGCGGGTTTCAACAGGTTCGCCGGCTCGCCATGCCCCAACCGCGGCAGGAACTTGCCGAACCACACCAGAAACTGCTCGCGCGGCAGGATACGCGCCATCAACCCGGCCTCCGTCAGGCACGGAGAAAAGAAATCCTCGCCCGACGGCTCGTAGTGCGCCGGGTAGTCGACATCGTGCCCGAACCAATAGGCCGAGCGCGCCGTGCACAGCAGTTTCATCTCCTGATCGTCGTGCGCGCGAGCGTGGCCGAGCGCGAGGGCGACTGCGACGGCGGTGTTGCCGTGGACGCCGTTGCGCACCGGATGCGTGAGATTCCGCAGGTAGCGCATGAAACCGGCGCGCACGTAGTCGACGAGCGGATCGAGATTCTCCGCCAGCGCGGCATCGTAGCCGTTCATCTCCTGCGCCAGCTTCAGGAACCACGCCCAGCCGTAGGGTCGCTCGAAAAATTGCCGCCCCGGCGCGCGGAAATACTCCAGTTCCCGCTCCAGATTTTCCCGCGTCAGATGCTCGCGCAGCACGC
This window of the Candidatus Didemnitutus sp. genome carries:
- a CDS encoding DUF2891 domain-containing protein, which encodes MSDVFPTLTLPQASAFARLGLANVRREYPHLLQHMLNGPEDVMEVRALHPAFYGSYDWHSCVHQHWMLVRLALLFPQLPERPAIDRVLREHLTRENLERELEYFRAPGRQFFERPYGWAWFLKLAQEMNGYDAALAENLDPLVDYVRAGFMRYLRNLTHPVRNGVHGNTAVAVALALGHARAHDDQEMKLLCTARSAYWFGHDVDYPAHYEPSGEDFFSPCLTEAGLMARILPREQFLVWFGKFLPRLGHGEPANLLKPAPVSDPRDPKIAHLVGLNLNKAWVWRRLAAIFSADDARRTFATAAAIAHYDAALPLLSDEDFHRSHWLSSFAVYTLTE